The DNA region AAGGACCAGATCGCAGTGAGTTTCAGCCCGCGGTCGAAGGCCGGCCGGTGGGCCGCGCCGATCGCCCGTCCGGTGATCTGCTCGGCGGCATTGGCAAGCCCGTCGAGATAATAGCCGGAGAGCAGGAAGAAATTCATCAGCACGGCATTGGCGGCGAGCGTGACGGCGCCGAAGCTCGCGCCGATCCGCGTCATGATCGCAAAGGAGCCGATCAACACGAAGGTGCGGATCAGGATGTCGCGATTGAGCGCAAAGAGCTCCGCCAGCCGGTGCCGCGAGAAGATTTCCGCACGGCTTGGCCGTTCGGAGGCTTCGAAGCTTCTGAGAACGAGGAGGAGGCCGGCCACCGCACCGGCCGTCTCGCCCACCATCGTGCCCCAGGCGACGCCAGCGACTCCCCAGTTGAGCCAGAGGCCGAGATAGATCGCGAGCACGATGTTGATACCATTGATCAGCACCTGCAGGAAAAGGCCGGTGCCGCCTTGCCCGCGCCCGAGCACGAAACCGAGGATCGCGTAATTCGCGAGAGCCGCAGGGGCGGCAAGGATCCGAATGGAGAAATAGACATTCGTCGCCTGTGCGACGGCCGCTTCGGGTCCCATCAGTGCCAGCCCTGCCGGAAGCAGCAGCGGCGAGAGACAGAGAAGAACAAGGCCGCAACCGAGCGCGGAAACCATGGCTCGCCAGAAAACGCCCTGCTGCTCATGCGTATCGTGCCGCCCGAGCGCCTGTGCCGTCAGCCCCGTGGTCGAAGCGCGCAGGAAGTTGAAGCTGCCGAGGAGAAGGTCGAAGAGCATCGCCCCGATCGCAAGGCCGGCAAGCGCATCGGGCTCGCCCATATGGCCCACGACGCCGGTATCGACGAGGCCGAGCAGCGGCGTCGTCGTGAAGCCGAGCGTCATCGGAATGGCGATCGACAGCACCAGCCGGTGCGTCACATCGAATGCCAGCCGGTTTTCGCGCCCGCAGTGATCCATTTCTGCCTCGGTCTTGAGAGGCAGAATCGCCTCAGCTGGAAAGAACCATGGCCCAATAGGGCACGCTCCGGGAAGACGTATTGTGCGCAACGGCGACGCCGAGCCCGTTATAGCGTCCCAGCATGTTCTCGAGATGATGTCGCGAGTTGATCCAGGCCGTCACGACGGCATCGATGCTCTGCTGGCCGGCGGCGATGTTCTCTGCGGCCGGAAGCTGCACGCCGCTTTTCCTCACGCGTGCACCGAAACTGTCGGCCATGCCCATCAGATGCGTCATCTTGCCGGCGCTTGCCATTCGCTTGGCCTGGTAGATCGCCGCAGCGCTTGCCGCCGGATCGACGTGAAGCGCCGTCAGCCCATTCTTGGCGCGAAGCTGGTTGACGAGCGGCAGCGCCGCCGTTGTCTCGTCCTCTCCGTCCGAGGGCGTGGAAGACATTCTGGGCACGGTCGTGCAGCCTGCGACGCCCGTCAGGAAGACAAGGCCTGAAAAGCGCAGCAGATTGCGCCTGGAAAGATCGATGGATGTCATGTTTACCGGCGAAAGTTGAAAAGACGGATGATAATGAAGATCGGGATGACGACCGTTGCGCCAAGCAGCAGATAATCGCCGACGCGGCCGAGCGCTGCAAAACCCCGGTACCAGATCTCGCGGATGAAATCCCGGACGCCGTAGACGAGGTCCAGCGGTGCCCATCCGAAAACGGTCATCACGAAACCGACGATCAGCGAAACGACTAAGAGCTTCACCAATGTGCGGCCGAGCGAGTCACCTAGAAATTTGTTTACCTGATCGGACATGCGCCATCT from Rhizobium sullae includes:
- a CDS encoding MATE family efflux transporter, whose amino-acid sequence is MDHCGRENRLAFDVTHRLVLSIAIPMTLGFTTTPLLGLVDTGVVGHMGEPDALAGLAIGAMLFDLLLGSFNFLRASTTGLTAQALGRHDTHEQQGVFWRAMVSALGCGLVLLCLSPLLLPAGLALMGPEAAVAQATNVYFSIRILAAPAALANYAILGFVLGRGQGGTGLFLQVLINGINIVLAIYLGLWLNWGVAGVAWGTMVGETAGAVAGLLLVLRSFEASERPSRAEIFSRHRLAELFALNRDILIRTFVLIGSFAIMTRIGASFGAVTLAANAVLMNFFLLSGYYLDGLANAAEQITGRAIGAAHRPAFDRGLKLTAIWSFGLAASVSAFFLGAGPWLISALTTSPEVRAAAETYLPWAAITGLTGALAFLMDGVFIGATWSVDMRNRMLMSFAGYLAALAVFVPLFGNHGLWLSMNAFLLFRGFFLAMLVKPRADQTFRAAQ
- a CDS encoding CAP domain-containing protein, yielding MTSIDLSRRNLLRFSGLVFLTGVAGCTTVPRMSSTPSDGEDETTAALPLVNQLRAKNGLTALHVDPAASAAAIYQAKRMASAGKMTHLMGMADSFGARVRKSGVQLPAAENIAAGQQSIDAVVTAWINSRHHLENMLGRYNGLGVAVAHNTSSRSVPYWAMVLSS
- a CDS encoding DUF6460 domain-containing protein, producing MSDQVNKFLGDSLGRTLVKLLVVSLIVGFVMTVFGWAPLDLVYGVRDFIREIWYRGFAALGRVGDYLLLGATVVIPIFIIIRLFNFRR